A stretch of the Pogona vitticeps strain Pit_001003342236 chromosome 8, PviZW2.1, whole genome shotgun sequence genome encodes the following:
- the VDAC3 gene encoding non-selective voltage-gated ion channel VDAC3 isoform X1, producing MFSCSPPRPSDPMAIPPVYCDLGKSARDIFNKGYGFGMVKLELKTKSSSGVEFITMGSSNTDTGKASGNLETKYKFKDYGLTFAQKWNTDNTLGTELTMEDKLAEGLKLNLETMFVPNTGKKSGKLKTAYKREYINLGCNVDIDLSGPTIYGWAVLGYEGWLAGYQMAFDTAKSKLSQNNFALGYKAADFQLHTNVNDGTEFGGSIYQKVSDKVETAVNLAWTAGSNNTRFGIGTKYQLDDKSSVSAKVNNASLIGLGYTQTLRPGVKLSLSTLIDGKNFSTGSHKIGLGFELEA from the exons ATGTTCAGCTGTTCTCCACCTAGACCCTCAG ACCCCATGGCAATCCCACCAGTTTACTGTGACCTTGGAAAGTCTGCCAGGGATATATTCAACAAAGGATATG GGTTTGGCATGGTCAAGTTAGAGTTGAAGACAAAGTCTTCCAGTGGAGTG GAATTTATCACCATGGGTTCTTCAAACACAGACACAGGCAAAGCCTCAGGGAACCTAGAGACCAAATATAAGTTCAAGGACTATGGACTTACGTTTGCCCAGAAATGGAACACTGACAACACTTTGGGGACAGAGCTGACCATGGAGGACAAG TTGGCTGAAGGGCTGAAACTGAACCTTGAAACCATGTTTGTACCGAACACAGG GAAGAAGAGTGGGAAGTTGAAGACGGCTTACAAGCGAGAGTATATAAACCTAGGTTGTAATGTTGACATTGACCTCTCTGGACCAACCATCTATGGCTGGGCTGTATTGGGCTATGAAGGCTGGCTTGCTGGCTATCAGATGGCTTTTGACACAGCCAAATCCAAGCTATCACAAAATAACTTTGCACTAGGATACAAGGCAGCAGACTTTCAGCTCCACACAAACGT GAATGATGGCACTGAGTTTGGTGGATCAATCTATCAGAAAGTGAGTGACAAGGTTGAAACAGCTGTAAATCTTGCTTGGACTGCAGGCAGTAATAATACTCGGTTCGGTATTGGCACCAAGTACCAGCTGGATGATAAATCTTCTGTCTCG GCCAAAGTTAATAATGCCAGCCTCATCGGACTTGGCTACACTCAGACCCTACGACCTG GTGTGAAGTTGAGCCTCTCAACTCTGATTGATGGCAAGAATTTCAGTACTGGCAGCCATAAAATTGGGCTGGGATTTGAGCTGGAAGCTTAA
- the VDAC3 gene encoding non-selective voltage-gated ion channel VDAC3 isoform X2 translates to MAIPPVYCDLGKSARDIFNKGYGFGMVKLELKTKSSSGVEFITMGSSNTDTGKASGNLETKYKFKDYGLTFAQKWNTDNTLGTELTMEDKLAEGLKLNLETMFVPNTGKKSGKLKTAYKREYINLGCNVDIDLSGPTIYGWAVLGYEGWLAGYQMAFDTAKSKLSQNNFALGYKAADFQLHTNVNDGTEFGGSIYQKVSDKVETAVNLAWTAGSNNTRFGIGTKYQLDDKSSVSAKVNNASLIGLGYTQTLRPGVKLSLSTLIDGKNFSTGSHKIGLGFELEA, encoded by the exons ATGGCAATCCCACCAGTTTACTGTGACCTTGGAAAGTCTGCCAGGGATATATTCAACAAAGGATATG GGTTTGGCATGGTCAAGTTAGAGTTGAAGACAAAGTCTTCCAGTGGAGTG GAATTTATCACCATGGGTTCTTCAAACACAGACACAGGCAAAGCCTCAGGGAACCTAGAGACCAAATATAAGTTCAAGGACTATGGACTTACGTTTGCCCAGAAATGGAACACTGACAACACTTTGGGGACAGAGCTGACCATGGAGGACAAG TTGGCTGAAGGGCTGAAACTGAACCTTGAAACCATGTTTGTACCGAACACAGG GAAGAAGAGTGGGAAGTTGAAGACGGCTTACAAGCGAGAGTATATAAACCTAGGTTGTAATGTTGACATTGACCTCTCTGGACCAACCATCTATGGCTGGGCTGTATTGGGCTATGAAGGCTGGCTTGCTGGCTATCAGATGGCTTTTGACACAGCCAAATCCAAGCTATCACAAAATAACTTTGCACTAGGATACAAGGCAGCAGACTTTCAGCTCCACACAAACGT GAATGATGGCACTGAGTTTGGTGGATCAATCTATCAGAAAGTGAGTGACAAGGTTGAAACAGCTGTAAATCTTGCTTGGACTGCAGGCAGTAATAATACTCGGTTCGGTATTGGCACCAAGTACCAGCTGGATGATAAATCTTCTGTCTCG GCCAAAGTTAATAATGCCAGCCTCATCGGACTTGGCTACACTCAGACCCTACGACCTG GTGTGAAGTTGAGCCTCTCAACTCTGATTGATGGCAAGAATTTCAGTACTGGCAGCCATAAAATTGGGCTGGGATTTGAGCTGGAAGCTTAA